From a region of the Roseivirga sp. 4D4 genome:
- a CDS encoding T9SS type A sorting domain-containing protein → MRSTIITRILSRYAVLTILLIVLCKVSLAQTQITTINTNAVTTGLTTSSYVATSPSDASGSISASTAYTVNYGQVQNLLVTSYVAGGTTYDNFVLPDTLIIRRTDAGRQLIIFYEVDNVDNTNDIIDLDAEQQDNEDLLYQSGLLNAGYDNILVNNATNFANVERIDILYNSGVVTSSPSTAVFPIIERGGNDDIRVAAISSLDANGDPSGYYPTVVQINNNGTSEWGNTGIAHVSLVMRRQDATSDPLPVVDLGSQNIHGATVSFSDFGVAADEIVYGYSIFADDVTVTGSDLVDFTNSTNYPTNTGSASGLDLIAGISTAVSSDANLTRAKGPGGYKEALNTWLKANVGVTTATDGSNVTDWQDQWLGDHDATTLTTAPVYESDAVADINFNPTVDFLDATERGLQIANNTDFNTATSYSTKGINIAFRTGNDITTKQQIYEQGSNDRGINAYIRAGSLYVGAWNIPNTDGTGDNWAFNSTSTSTISTETEYILTIEFDGNSGVTGTVTAYLNGQSFGTISNVGLLFADTDGIGLGDVNSASRYDDGTSAAASFYGSIPEFIYCDSPGSFSSAQRNRIESYLALKYGITLDQSTAINYVNSAGDIIFNTTNNASLGGYLEYNNDIAGIGRDDDSEFVQLSSQSENSGSLVQVDRNTDIGNDDTWLIWGNDGAATTASRIVSKPDTINERIERVWRVAEENSLGVTDISFDLTGLGFGTNASDFSLLIAGTSSGADFSSATVVTGGTFVGDVITFDDIDLSDGQYFTLGTQFFICTPGNVQDGLALWLKADTEAFNTGTTPATNGQDVNTWGDQSRNDFDAITGGNTTRPTWIENDVNFNPGLDFPTGNNDIGFNLGSNYIFAEDAGGGMHVFAAIEPDIPGGSNNANQQKFIYSFGDRNASHVAMGSSATRGTIISPGDNNNFDVSPTGPATIMEADYNIGAGTSDTHVFNVDGTAVRGPETRSIELNNAAIAEASTHGTDQGPVSIGRLSESNTLASNAPGRRYFGDMQEIIVYNEAISDLEAQQVRSYLAIKYGVTLTDDNDADATPNETIAGAVVEGDYVASDGTTITFDYSDDTGFVTNIAGIGRDDDTCLEQKQSGSMNTDAILTVGLGEIASTNAANPNNFDDDLDFLTWGSDGASTAFANITTAGTPGTVNERMLRIWRAQDTGNVGATDISFDLTGLTGYSTNAGDYQLIIASGGDNTSLEAGTTVTGGTFNGSVLTFTGVDLTDGQYFTLGVSADLCGPGGVTSNMVLWLRGDQGTSTTTDTNPIDTWTDQSTAGNDGTETLTARPEFRDNSTDNINFQPTVSFDGTDDRLSVGDLAEIKSATGTGRYSMFGVGLRDDGSTNYVIGSTGGTTNQDLHFGYRNSTAATIAQWGNDLDVTVNAFDSPNVPFLIGATYDGTGKVIEEFRDDIFNRNTNTNTVDLSGTQTNYIGDLASVGNYDGFISEVLVYNGAVSDIEKLRIYSYFAIKYGITLPQDNDNDATLNETISGLVAEGDLVASDGTTIIWDESNSNSTYHNGMAGIGRDDDACLNQKQSTSASEGTILTIGLGSIAADNAANSGLHDNLDFLIWGHDNVATDQATAAANLTDLPSTVAERMRRVWRVEDTGTVGATEIQFDLTGLGYSTNAEDFRLIISNTSTMADGTLTAGGTFNGSVLSFSGIDLTDGQYFTLGTALTTCGPGGVNTNIGLWLRADLEAFSDAGTTPAVDGANVLQWNDQSSPAYNASEGNGGGGSVVEPVFESDANNTINYNPVIFISDQNTTNNSFLETTSGPLSNNVDNDLTMIAIFNTAQNQGSNDDIENTPSLIGAGIDGTNDGYGLGVYQGEVVVNAANNDNFTARSTATYNDGEPYMATATRDQTTPFGVNLYVNSLNVGTGTSDATALDAADTWAIGNHSGYTNGAQFQGNIAEVLVFSSVLTGEEQARAESYLALKYGITRSNNTDGDGTTNEVISGLIREGDYVAGDGAVIWDYAARGATYFNDIAGIGRDDLSCFDQTHSKSENDDAIVDIEITSWDNDDSWLIWGNDNASLEAPRNTERPATINSRLNREWQVQESGTVGTVSVTFDLSEVTGTPIGDNNLTQVRLMIDTDDDFSSGVTLVSPTSIDAGAQTVTFEVDFNGTDGYYYTLGSLENDALPIELLSFDARSNEGVVALEWTTLSEENNSFFTVERSNDGFNFEAITQVDGSGTTNSIRSYRYLDRRPLSGQSFYRLKQVDLSGEFSYSPIESVFTHLKDELELVTMPNPVIRGQDITFEYKLPSDAFYAVLGVYDIQGNHVLKDMLNTEAQTKTYNTNRLTKGIYFARILVDNKRSITKRFIVR, encoded by the coding sequence GTGCGTAGCACAATAATTACACGTATTCTCTCCAGATACGCAGTACTGACTATACTACTCATAGTACTGTGCAAGGTATCTCTTGCCCAAACCCAAATCACCACAATTAACACAAATGCAGTTACTACTGGCCTTACCACCTCAAGCTACGTGGCTACATCACCTTCAGATGCAAGTGGAAGTATCAGTGCCTCAACAGCATATACAGTAAATTATGGCCAAGTACAGAACCTACTTGTAACTTCCTATGTAGCTGGTGGTACCACTTATGATAACTTTGTACTCCCTGATACGCTGATCATTCGTAGAACAGACGCTGGACGCCAATTGATTATCTTCTACGAAGTTGATAACGTTGATAATACCAACGATATCATCGATTTGGACGCTGAACAACAAGACAACGAAGACCTTTTATATCAAAGTGGACTACTGAATGCTGGCTATGACAACATTCTGGTGAATAATGCCACCAACTTTGCGAACGTTGAACGCATTGATATCCTCTACAATTCTGGCGTTGTCACTTCTTCTCCTTCAACAGCCGTTTTTCCTATTATCGAACGCGGGGGTAATGACGATATTCGAGTTGCAGCGATTAGCTCCCTAGATGCCAATGGTGACCCCAGCGGTTACTATCCGACTGTAGTCCAAATCAATAATAACGGAACAAGTGAATGGGGAAATACTGGAATTGCCCATGTCTCACTAGTCATGAGGAGACAAGATGCTACATCAGACCCACTTCCTGTTGTAGATTTAGGTTCGCAGAACATTCATGGTGCAACTGTGTCATTCTCGGATTTTGGGGTAGCCGCAGATGAAATAGTCTATGGATATTCCATTTTTGCCGATGACGTAACTGTCACAGGAAGTGACCTTGTGGACTTCACCAACTCGACAAATTACCCAACTAATACAGGTTCAGCATCTGGTTTGGATTTAATTGCTGGTATTTCGACAGCCGTTTCCAGTGACGCCAACCTAACAAGAGCAAAAGGTCCGGGTGGTTATAAAGAAGCATTGAACACTTGGTTGAAAGCGAATGTAGGCGTAACCACTGCGACTGATGGATCTAATGTTACTGACTGGCAGGATCAATGGCTTGGTGACCATGATGCCACTACATTAACAACAGCACCTGTCTACGAATCTGATGCAGTGGCCGATATCAACTTCAATCCTACAGTAGACTTTCTAGATGCTACAGAAAGAGGGCTTCAAATAGCGAATAACACAGACTTCAATACGGCTACCTCATACTCGACCAAAGGAATCAACATTGCCTTCAGAACGGGTAATGATATCACTACAAAGCAACAGATCTATGAGCAAGGGAGTAATGATCGGGGAATTAACGCTTACATCAGAGCCGGTTCTTTATATGTCGGGGCATGGAACATACCGAATACCGATGGCACGGGTGATAACTGGGCATTCAATTCTACAAGCACCAGTACGATCAGCACAGAAACTGAGTACATTCTAACTATAGAATTTGATGGTAACTCGGGCGTGACTGGCACAGTCACAGCCTACCTCAATGGACAAAGCTTTGGTACTATTTCTAATGTAGGTCTGCTGTTTGCGGATACTGATGGTATCGGTTTGGGAGATGTAAACTCTGCTTCACGCTATGATGATGGGACCTCCGCAGCAGCTTCTTTCTATGGAAGTATTCCAGAGTTTATTTATTGTGATTCGCCAGGATCATTCTCCTCAGCGCAAAGAAACAGAATTGAAAGCTATTTAGCCCTCAAATACGGTATCACCCTTGATCAGTCCACAGCGATCAACTATGTCAACTCAGCTGGTGATATCATTTTCAATACCACCAATAATGCTTCTTTGGGAGGATATCTTGAATACAACAATGACATCGCAGGGATTGGACGAGATGATGATTCTGAGTTTGTTCAATTATCATCACAAAGTGAGAATTCTGGAAGCCTGGTTCAGGTAGATAGGAACACCGACATCGGTAATGATGATACATGGCTGATTTGGGGTAATGACGGTGCTGCTACGACAGCCAGCAGAATAGTCTCCAAACCGGATACGATCAATGAAAGAATCGAGAGGGTATGGCGCGTAGCCGAAGAGAACTCCCTAGGCGTTACAGATATCTCTTTTGATTTAACTGGTTTGGGCTTTGGCACTAATGCTTCTGACTTTTCACTATTAATAGCTGGCACTTCTTCTGGGGCAGATTTTTCAAGTGCCACCGTTGTCACTGGGGGTACTTTTGTGGGTGATGTTATTACATTCGATGATATCGACCTATCAGACGGTCAATACTTTACTTTAGGTACGCAGTTCTTTATTTGTACCCCTGGAAATGTACAGGATGGACTTGCTTTGTGGTTAAAAGCGGATACTGAAGCTTTCAATACCGGAACCACTCCAGCCACTAATGGACAAGACGTTAATACCTGGGGTGATCAGAGCCGAAATGACTTCGATGCCATAACAGGAGGAAACACGACTAGGCCAACCTGGATAGAAAATGACGTGAACTTTAATCCGGGTTTGGATTTTCCTACCGGAAATAATGACATAGGTTTTAACCTGGGAAGCAATTACATCTTTGCGGAAGATGCCGGTGGCGGTATGCACGTTTTTGCCGCAATTGAGCCAGATATTCCTGGAGGGAGCAACAACGCCAATCAGCAGAAATTCATTTATAGTTTTGGGGATCGCAATGCTTCTCATGTGGCCATGGGTTCTAGTGCAACACGTGGTACTATCATATCTCCTGGAGACAACAACAACTTTGATGTTTCTCCAACAGGACCAGCAACCATTATGGAAGCGGATTACAATATTGGTGCAGGAACTTCGGACACTCATGTTTTTAACGTAGATGGAACTGCAGTTAGGGGCCCAGAAACCAGAAGTATAGAATTAAATAATGCCGCTATAGCCGAAGCGAGTACGCATGGCACAGACCAAGGTCCGGTTTCTATTGGGAGGCTTTCTGAATCAAATACGCTGGCCAGCAACGCTCCAGGAAGAAGATACTTCGGTGACATGCAAGAAATCATTGTTTACAATGAAGCAATAAGTGACCTTGAAGCCCAACAGGTTAGAAGTTACTTGGCCATTAAGTACGGAGTAACCCTAACAGATGACAATGATGCGGATGCAACACCAAATGAAACCATAGCGGGTGCTGTAGTTGAGGGGGACTATGTAGCATCAGACGGCACCACAATCACTTTTGACTACTCTGATGATACAGGCTTTGTGACCAATATAGCCGGTATTGGTCGTGATGATGATACTTGCCTTGAGCAAAAGCAGTCTGGGAGTATGAATACAGATGCGATTCTCACGGTGGGATTAGGAGAAATCGCCAGCACCAATGCGGCTAATCCGAATAATTTCGATGATGACTTGGACTTCTTGACATGGGGCTCTGATGGAGCTAGCACCGCATTTGCCAACATTACTACAGCCGGTACTCCTGGAACTGTCAATGAAAGGATGCTCAGAATCTGGAGGGCTCAAGATACTGGTAATGTAGGCGCAACGGATATCTCTTTTGACCTTACGGGTTTGACAGGTTATAGTACCAATGCTGGAGATTATCAGTTGATCATCGCGAGTGGTGGAGATAACACTTCGCTTGAAGCTGGAACTACAGTAACAGGTGGCACATTCAATGGATCAGTATTGACATTTACTGGAGTAGACCTTACTGATGGACAGTACTTTACCCTTGGGGTTTCTGCCGACCTATGCGGCCCGGGAGGAGTAACAAGTAACATGGTGCTTTGGCTTAGAGGAGACCAGGGTACTTCCACTACCACAGACACCAATCCAATAGACACTTGGACTGATCAATCGACTGCGGGCAATGATGGTACTGAAACGCTTACAGCTCGTCCAGAATTCAGAGATAACAGTACTGACAATATCAATTTCCAGCCAACAGTATCTTTCGATGGGACTGACGACAGGCTATCTGTTGGTGACTTAGCCGAAATTAAGTCGGCTACAGGCACAGGTAGATACAGCATGTTTGGTGTTGGTCTGCGGGATGATGGATCCACTAATTATGTAATTGGATCTACTGGTGGAACCACCAACCAAGATCTTCATTTTGGATATAGAAATAGCACAGCAGCCACGATAGCCCAATGGGGAAACGATCTGGACGTAACGGTCAATGCATTCGACAGTCCAAATGTTCCATTTCTAATTGGGGCTACGTATGATGGGACGGGCAAAGTAATAGAAGAATTTCGAGATGACATCTTCAATCGAAATACAAATACGAATACCGTAGACCTCAGTGGCACGCAAACCAACTACATAGGGGACCTAGCAAGTGTAGGCAACTATGATGGCTTTATCAGTGAAGTTTTAGTGTACAACGGAGCTGTATCTGACATAGAGAAGCTTCGTATCTATTCCTACTTCGCTATTAAATATGGAATCACATTACCACAGGACAATGACAACGATGCCACACTCAACGAGACTATTTCTGGCCTTGTAGCGGAAGGAGATTTAGTTGCCTCAGACGGAACCACCATCATTTGGGATGAATCTAATAGTAATTCAACTTACCATAACGGTATGGCTGGGATAGGGCGTGACGATGACGCTTGTTTAAACCAAAAACAAAGTACTAGTGCAAGTGAAGGTACCATACTAACTATAGGGCTCGGCTCTATTGCAGCCGACAATGCGGCCAATTCAGGTCTTCACGACAATCTTGACTTTTTGATTTGGGGTCATGATAATGTCGCAACTGATCAGGCCACTGCTGCAGCAAACCTAACAGACCTTCCGAGTACTGTAGCCGAAAGGATGAGAAGGGTTTGGAGGGTAGAAGATACTGGGACCGTTGGTGCTACAGAAATTCAATTCGATTTGACTGGACTCGGTTACAGCACAAATGCAGAAGACTTTAGGTTAATTATCTCAAACACTTCTACAATGGCCGATGGTACATTGACTGCCGGAGGAACATTCAACGGCAGTGTGCTCTCATTCAGCGGGATTGATTTAACAGATGGTCAGTATTTCACATTAGGGACAGCACTTACCACCTGTGGTCCGGGTGGTGTCAACACTAATATTGGTCTATGGTTGAGGGCAGATCTAGAGGCCTTCTCAGATGCAGGTACTACACCTGCTGTTGATGGTGCTAATGTACTACAATGGAATGATCAAAGCTCTCCAGCCTATAATGCCTCTGAAGGTAATGGTGGAGGAGGGTCGGTTGTAGAACCTGTTTTTGAGTCAGATGCTAACAATACCATAAACTATAACCCTGTAATCTTTATTTCTGACCAGAATACCACGAATAATTCATTCTTAGAGACCACTTCGGGCCCTTTGTCCAACAATGTGGACAATGATCTAACCATGATTGCGATTTTTAATACAGCTCAAAATCAAGGCTCAAATGACGACATTGAAAACACACCTTCCCTGATCGGAGCAGGAATCGATGGAACTAATGATGGCTACGGACTCGGAGTATACCAAGGTGAAGTAGTCGTAAATGCAGCGAACAACGATAATTTCACAGCTAGAAGTACGGCCACCTATAATGATGGAGAACCTTATATGGCTACTGCCACAAGAGATCAAACTACTCCATTTGGAGTCAATTTGTATGTTAACTCTTTAAATGTGGGAACCGGAACATCTGACGCAACAGCTCTCGATGCTGCAGATACCTGGGCCATTGGAAACCATAGTGGATATACCAACGGAGCTCAATTTCAGGGAAATATTGCTGAAGTATTGGTGTTCTCATCCGTCTTGACTGGAGAAGAACAAGCCAGAGCTGAAAGCTATTTGGCCTTGAAGTATGGTATTACTAGATCCAATAATACAGATGGGGATGGAACTACCAATGAGGTAATCTCTGGTCTGATTCGGGAAGGGGACTATGTAGCTGGAGACGGAGCGGTTATATGGGACTATGCCGCCAGAGGAGCAACTTACTTCAATGATATTGCCGGTATCGGTAGAGATGATCTCTCGTGTTTTGATCAAACCCACTCAAAAAGTGAAAATGATGATGCAATTGTAGACATTGAAATAACATCATGGGATAATGATGACTCTTGGTTGATCTGGGGTAATGATAATGCTTCCTTAGAGGCGCCTCGAAACACAGAAAGGCCTGCCACTATTAACAGTAGGTTAAACAGAGAATGGCAGGTGCAGGAAAGTGGTACTGTCGGTACCGTAAGCGTAACATTCGACCTAAGCGAGGTTACCGGCACTCCCATTGGGGACAATAACCTTACCCAAGTACGGTTGATGATAGATACGGATGATGACTTTAGCAGTGGCGTCACACTTGTTTCACCAACGAGTATTGACGCAGGAGCTCAGACCGTCACCTTTGAGGTAGATTTCAACGGAACTGACGGATACTACTACACGCTCGGCTCTCTTGAAAATGATGCACTACCTATTGAATTACTATCATTCGATGCAAGATCAAACGAAGGGGTTGTTGCGCTTGAATGGACAACACTCTCAGAGGAAAACAATTCTTTTTTTACAGTAGAAAGAAGTAATGACGGTTTTAATTTTGAAGCTATTACTCAAGTAGATGGTTCGGGTACTACTAACTCAATCAGGTCCTACAGATATTTAGATAGGAGACCACTCTCGGGTCAGTCGTTCTATAGGCTAAAGCAGGTGGACCTCAGCGGTGAATTTAGCTACTCTCCTATCGAAAGCGTATTTACTCACCTTAAAGATGAACTGGAGCTTGTGACCATGCCAAACCCTGTAATCAGAGGACAAGATATCACCTTTGAATACAAGCTTCCCTCCGATGCATTTTATGCCGTTTTGGGAGTGTATGATATCCAGGGAAATCATGTACTGAAGGACATGCTAAATACTGAAGCGCAAACTAAAACGTACAATACAAATAGGCTTACGAAGGGAATTTATTTCGCTAGAATACTTGTCGATAATAAGAGGTCTATTACCAAGCGTTTCATTGTCCGTTAG